A section of the Pseudomonas lini genome encodes:
- a CDS encoding Tim44 domain-containing protein yields the protein MKRFLSIAMALCIGLTMSLDANAKRFGGGKSSGAAPTHQTSQMAPSSPAGGAAATAGAAGAAGAAAKAGGASRWLGPLAGIAAGGLLASMFMGGGFQGMQIFDILIMAVIAFLVFRFIAARRRKQQEHMAPAGAPMQREVFEQKPAAMGSIFGGSAAPAAARPVINAPAWFNENNFIEAARNHFQSLQQHWDANEMDKIAEFVTPQLLEFLKRERADLGDGFQSTYIDNLQVQLDGVDDRADKTIATLTFSGVSKSSRFDQGEVFSESWNMERPQGENQPWLVAGIRQNG from the coding sequence ATGAAACGTTTTCTTAGCATCGCCATGGCGTTGTGCATCGGCCTGACGATGAGCCTGGACGCCAACGCCAAGCGCTTTGGTGGCGGCAAGAGCTCCGGCGCTGCGCCGACTCACCAGACCAGCCAAATGGCTCCTTCTTCTCCTGCAGGCGGCGCTGCGGCCACTGCGGGCGCGGCCGGTGCCGCTGGCGCTGCCGCCAAGGCCGGCGGTGCTTCGCGCTGGCTCGGCCCTCTGGCCGGTATCGCGGCCGGTGGCCTGCTGGCCTCCATGTTCATGGGCGGCGGCTTCCAGGGCATGCAGATCTTCGACATCCTGATCATGGCGGTCATCGCCTTCCTGGTCTTCCGCTTCATCGCCGCTCGTCGTCGCAAGCAGCAGGAGCACATGGCTCCAGCCGGCGCGCCGATGCAGCGTGAAGTGTTCGAACAGAAACCAGCAGCCATGGGTTCGATCTTCGGCGGCTCGGCGGCACCTGCTGCCGCTCGTCCGGTGATTAACGCGCCAGCCTGGTTCAATGAAAACAACTTCATTGAAGCGGCCCGCAACCACTTCCAGTCCCTGCAGCAACACTGGGACGCCAACGAAATGGACAAGATCGCCGAGTTCGTGACTCCGCAACTGCTGGAGTTCCTCAAGCGCGAACGTGCCGACCTGGGCGACGGCTTCCAGTCGACCTACATCGATAACCTCCAGGTACAACTGGATGGCGTTGATGACCGTGCGGACAAGACCATCGCCACCCTGACCTTCAGCGGCGTGTCGAAGTCCTCGCGTTTCGACCAGGGCGAAGTGTTCAGCGAAAGCTGGAACATGGAACGCCCACAGGGCGAAAACCAGCCTTGGCTGGTGGCCGGTATCCGCCAGAACGGCTGA